A stretch of Chroicocephalus ridibundus chromosome 24, bChrRid1.1, whole genome shotgun sequence DNA encodes these proteins:
- the POU6F1 gene encoding POU domain, class 6, transcription factor 1: MDTEAVQPQEASLTVNEQVIVMSSHETIRVLEVGVDAPLPAEEDRKAVEMPAGEVARGSPGETGPPGREDVPPSTQSSCSGEPAGKAKPATGASPSTVPSLGTFSHPTSQQPQTLAPLAVQATPQVLTQENLATVVTGVMVPAGTVTQPLLIPISIAGQVAGQQGLAVWTFPTATVAALPGLTAASPTGGIFKPPIANLQAAAVLNTAIQAPVQPAQPLQAAVQPRAPLQPPGVFPAAPGQPPILPQPPAAPTPPVAKPLETQTQITVQPAGFAFNPGIISAASLGGQTQLLGSLAAAPVIANTISSVQGITGQILTNAQGQVIGTLPWVVNPPGMAASPVPAALPAQNLQVQTVTPQLLLNAQGQVIATLAGSTIPAAAIKKTGTPEPPTKNEVQPIQPAPALSQPAVVMANPAPAAKASSAPVPITCSETPTVSQLVSKPPAPNSSAEEDGINLEEIREFAKNFKIRRLSLGLTQTQVGQALTATEGPAYSQSAICRFEKLDITPKSAQKLKPVLEKWLSEAELRNQEGQQNLMEFVGGEPSKKRKRRTSFTPQAIEALNAYFEKNALPTGQEITEIAKELNYDREVVRVWFCNRRQTLKNTSKLNVFQIP, from the exons ATGGACACCGAGGCCGTGCAGCCCCAGGAGGCTTCGCTGACGGTTAACGAGCAG GTTATTGTCATGTCCAGCCATGAAACCATCCGAGTGCTGGAGGTCGGCGTGGATGCCCCGCTCCCGGCCGAGGAGGACCGGAAAGCCGTGGAGATGCCAGCGGGGGAGGTAGCGCGGGGCTCCCCGGGAGAGACGGGGCCCCCGGGCAGAGAGGACGTGCCACCCAGCACCCAGAGCTCCTGCAGCGGGGAGCCGGCCG gcaaAGCCAAACCGGCCACCGGAGCGTCTCCCAGCACCGTCCCCTCCCTCGGCACCTTCAGCCACCCCACGAGCCAGCAGCCGCAGACGTTGGCCCCGCTGGCCGTGCAGGCCACCCCGCAG GTCTTGACTCAGGAAAACTTAGCAACAGTTGTGACAGGAGTAATGGTTCCAGCAGGGACAGTTACTCAACCTCTTCTTATCCCCATCAGTATTGCAGGTCAAGTGGCAGGTCAGCAGGGGCTGGCTGTGTGGACATTTCCTACAGCAACGGTCGCTGCCCTTCCCGGATTGACGGCTGCTTCTCCTACAGGGGGAATTTTCAAACCGCCTATAGCCAATTTGCAAG CCGCCGCCGTGTTGAACACAGCCATCCAAGCGCCGGTGCAGCCTGCCCAGCCGCTGCAGGCTGCCGTCCAGCCCCgggcccccctccagccccccggcGTCttccccgccgcgcccggccagCCCCCCATCCTGCcacagccccccgcagcccccacacCGCCCGTGGCCAAGCCCTTAGAGACGCAGACCCAGATCACCGTCCAACCTGCCGGATTTGCCTTTAACCCTGGCATA ATCAGCGCGGCTTCTCTCGGGGGCCAAACCCAGCTCCTGGGCTCCTTGGCGGCCGCCCCCGTGATCGCTAACACCATCTCCAGCGTGCAGGGCATCACGGGCCAGATCCTGACCAACGCCCAGGGCCAG GTGATCGGGACCCTGCCGTGGGTGGTGAACCCCCCCGGGATGGCGGCCAGCCCTGTCCCGGCCGCGCTGCCGGCCCAGAACCTGCAAGTACAGACGGTGACACCCCAGCTGCTGCTCAATGCCCAGGGCCAGGTCATCGCCACGCTGGCCGGCAGCACCATCCCGGCGGCCGCCATCAAGAAAACCGgcacccccgagccccccaccaAGAACGAG gtCCAGCCCATCCAGCCGGCCCCAGCGCTCTCCCAGCCCGCCGTGGTGATGGCAAACCCTGCCCCGGCAGCGAAGGCTTCCTCCGCGCCCGTCCCCATCACCTGCTCCGAGACCCCCACCGTCAGCCAGCTGGTCTCCA AGCCCCCGGCTCCCAACAGCAGCGCGGAGGAGGACGGGATTAACCTGGAGGAGATCCGGGAATTCGCCAAGAACTTCAAGATCCGGCGCTTGTCCCTCGGGCTGACGCAGACGCAGGTGGGACAGGCCCTGACGGCCACCGAGGGACCCGCGTACAGCCAGTCGGCCATCTGCAG GTTCGAGAAGCTGGACATCACCCCGAAAAGCGCCCAGAAGCTGAAACCGGTGCTGGAGAAATGGTTGAGCGAAGCCGAGCTGCGAAAccaagaagggcaacaaaacCTGATGGAATTCGTCGGGGGGGAACCTTCCAAAAAAAGGAAGCGCCGCACCTCCTTCACCCCCCAGGCCATCGAAGCCCTCAACGCCTACTTCGAGAAGAACGCCTTGCCCACCGGCCAGGAGATCACCGAAATCGCCAAGGAGCTCAACTACGACCGCGAAGTCGTCCGCGTCTGGTTCTGCAACCGCCGCCAGACCCTCAAAAACACCAGTAAACTCAACGTCTTTCAAATCCCCTAA